Part of the Rhizobium sp. WYJ-E13 genome is shown below.
GGCAACGCCTTGTCCATGGCAGTCAGGTAATAGCCACGCTGATAGGCGCCGAACGCCTCGTCGATCTGCCCCTTGTATTCCTTTTCAGGCGGCAGGTCGGGCAGCTTTGCACCCATACGATCGAAAACCCCGACGCCATCGGATGGAATGGCGCCAGCGGGCGGCTGCGGCCGGTCGGTACGGAATGTCTGGCTGGGCCTCGCCGAGGGTTCGGTAATCGCTTCACTCGCCTGGGCCAGCGCAAACTCCGGCCTGACCGCCAGCAGGGCGGTTATGCAAAGGAGAACGCATCTCGAAAGGCGGGCAGGGATCGGCATGAGGGCGATATCAATCCTCAAACCGTGGCGCTTTTTCGTCAAGCAAGGCATTGATCTGAGCCACGATCGAGGACGCCTGCGCCGGCTCCCCAAAAACCCCCATGCGCATCGCCACGAACTCCGCGCCGGTCTCGGCAACGGCAAGCGCGGAAGCCGGATCAGTGCCGCCCATCACGATGCAGGGGATCTCGATCATCGATGCCCACCACTCGGCAAGCGCCAGGTTCTTCGGATGCGCCTCCGGCTTGATGTCGCCATCGAGCTTGCCGAAGAAGATGTAGTCGGGCCGTTCCTCGCCGACTTCCAGCGCCGTATGCCGGTCGGCCGCATTGCCGCCGCCGACGATCAGCTTGTCCGCGTAACGATCGATCGCATCGGCAATCTCGCTTGCCGGTCCTGTGATATGCAGGCCATCGGCCTTCGAACGGCCGACAACGCGGCTGTCGCCGGCGATCAGTGCCGCAGCACCGGCAGCCTGAATGATCGGGACAAGCTTCTCCGCGCGTTTCTGGAAGCTGCCGTCATCCAGATCGTATTGCGGCAGAATGACGGATGCGACATCGCCGCCATCAAGCGCATCGGCGACGCTCTTCACCTGTTCATCGGCATCGGCGATATCGGGCACAACAAGGACAAGGCGGCAGCGGTTTTCCGGTTCGGTCATGAAGTCTTTCCATCTGCGGCAGTTTTTCCCGCTCTATGGCGGATCCGCACTCGTTTTGAGTGAGTAATTCCGATAGAGGGGGCTTGCAAGGGGAGGAACTTCAAAAGCATGCCGCAAGATCTGTCATTCTACTACGCTGCAATCCCGGCTGTCATTCTGGTCGGGCTTGCCAAAGGCGGGATGGGCGACGCTTTGTCGCTGATCGGCCTTCCCTTTCTCGCCCTCGTGGTCGCACCCGTCGAGGCCGCCGCGATCCTGCTTCCCATTCTCGTCTTCATGGACATGATATCGCTGGTGATCTGGCGCCGGCATGGCGACTGGACGACGCTGAAGATCATGCTGCCAGGCGCTATTCTCGGTATCGCCTTCGGCTGGACCACCTCGGCTCTCGTACCAGGCAATGTGCTGCGTATTCTCATCGGCGCCGTCACCATCGCCTTCTGCCTGCGTTATTTCTGGAACAATTTCGGCCCCGGCAAGGGGAAGGTCATCCCGCCGCGGCCCCAGCGCCCGGTGGTGGCGAGCCTTTGGAGCACGCTTTCCGGCTATGGCAGCTTCGTCGCCCATGCCGGCGGCGCGCCCTTCCAGATCTATGCTTTGCCACTCAAGCTGCCGCCGCGGGAATTCACCGGCACTAGCGTGCGCTTTTTCGCCATCCTGAACGCCGTAAAGCTCATTCCTTATTTCGCGCTTGGCCAGCTCGACACCCGCAACCTCCTGGCTTCTGCTACGCTTCTGCCCTTCGCTCCGCTGGCAACAATTACCGGCGCATGGTGCGTACGGCGCATGAAGCCGCAGATATTCTATCCCTTCATGTATGCCATGGCGCTGATCGCCGCTTTACTGATCCTGCGCGAAGGCATGCTCGAATAGGGTTGCCTTCCGTTGCGATGCACAATTTCCTTGCTGCAAGAGCCTGTTTGACGTAGCTTTTTGCGATGTCGAACGCGGACCCCTTCACTGCGATTGCCGATCCGAACCGGAGGTTTTTGCTGGAGGAATTGCGGCGCGCGCCGAAGACGGTCAATGAGCTTGCCGAGGGCCTGCCGATCAGCCGCCCGGCCGTGTCGCAACATCTGAAGGCGCTGCTTGAAAGCAACCTCGTGTCCGTGACCTCGGAAGGCACGAAGCGCATCTACACGGTCAACAACCGCGGTTTCGACAAGCTCAATCTCTGGCTCGATCAGTTCTGGGCCTGAAGACGCCCTTTTCTCATAAAAACGCCAGCCCGATGCCGCATGCAAGGGACTGGCGCTTGATTTCGGTTATTCACCGGGTCTTGCTTGATAGTCTAGAAAACTGGGGAATTTACCTTTTCTTTCACAAGACTGATATCCGGCGATATCCTGGAAAGATCAATGGACGGATGACTTGAGACGCTCGATCTCGTCCTTGATGCGCAGCTTACGGCGCTTGCATTCGGCAAGTTCAGTATCGGAAATAGAGGGAGATGTTCTCAGGGCATGCAACTCCTCCTCGAGAGCGACATGCTTTTTCTGGAGCGATTCAAGATGAGCTTGAACAGTCATTTGACCCTTCCTTCCTCTTACCCTTCCCCAGCCATCCATTGCTGGAGATCCAAGGTGTCAACCAGCGGACTGTGACACATTTTTAAAGGCTTGTCGAAGGCCAAAAGATGAAGACTAAGCGGCAAATTCATGATCAACACTAACTTCCCGTTACCTCTATTTGGTGATAGGAGCTTGCGGAAATTATCGGCAGACCGGACAAGGTCCGAAGACGATCATGGGGAATACAAATGGCCGATCAGGAACAGGCGGAAATCAGGCTCATGGTGGCGCGTCTGCGCCAGGAGCACGAGGATTACGACGCCGCGATCAACGCCATGATTGAGACAGGCTGCGACGCGCTGCGCATCCAGCGCATGAAGAAGAAGAAGCTGGTCATCAAGGACAAGCTCTCCAAGTTGGAAGACCAGATCATCCCCGATATCATCGCCTGAAGGAACGATTGTGACGATGACAGACAGACCGCCAGTCGCCATAATCATGGGCAGCCAGTCCGACTGGGAAACCATGAAGAATGCTGCCGATACGCTGGAGGCGCTGGAAATCGAGTATGACGCGCGTATCATCTCGGCTCATCGCACACCCGACCGGCTCGTCACTTTCGCCAAGGGAGCGCGCGCGGAGGGGTTCAAGGTCATCATTGCAGGCGCCGGCGGCGCGGCCCACCTTCCGGGAATGACGGCTGCCATGACGCCGCTGCCGGTCTTTGGCGTGCCGGTCCAGTCGAAGACGATGTCCGGTCAGGACAGCCTGCTTTCCATCGTCCAGATGCCGGGCGGCATCCCCGTCGGTACGCTTGCCATCGGCAAGGCCGGCGCCATCAACGCTGCTCTTCTCGCCGCTGCCGTGCTCGCCCTCTCCGACGAGGAGATCGCCGACCGCCTCGACGAATGGCGCGAGCGCCAGAGCGCCTCGGTCGCCGAATATCCGATGGACGATCTCTGATGGTAAGAACGATAGGCATCATCGGCGGCGGCCAGCTCGGCCGCATGCTCGCCATGGCCGCAGCCCGGCTGAACTTCCGCACAATCATATTGGAGCCACAGGCCGACAGCCCCGCCGCCCAGCTCGCCAACCGGCAGATCGTCGCCGCCTATGACGATCCGGCAGCGCTCGCCGAATTGGCTGATCTCTGCGACGTCGTGACGTACGAGTTTGAGAACGTGCCCGTTGCGGCTGCAGAACGGCTGGCAAAGAATGTGCCTGTCTATCCACCCCCGAAGGCGCTGGAAGCCGCACAGGACCGCCTCATCGAAAAACGTTTCATCAACGGCTGCGGGATCCCGACCGCCCGTTTTCATGCCGTCGACAGCCAGGCCGATCTCGAGCAGGCGTTGAAGGATTTCGGCGGTCAGGGTGTGCTGAAGACCCGCCGCCTCGGTTATGATGGCAAGGGCCAGAAGGTGTTCCGCTCACCGGCCGACAGTCCTGACGGGACCTATGCGGAGCTCGGCTCGGTGCCGCTCATCCTCGAAAGCTTCGTCGCCTTCGAGCGCGAGATCTCGATCATCGCCGCCCGCGCCACTGAGGGAACCGTGCTCTGCTTCGACCCGGCCGAAAATGTCCATCGCAACGGCATCCTTCATACATCGGCCGTACCGGCGGCGATCTCCGCTGCCACCGCCGATGCGGCACGCAAGGCTGCTGAACAAATCCTCACCGCGCTCGACTACATCGGCGTCATCGGCATCGAATTCTTCGTACTGACCGATGGCAGCCTGATTGCCAACGAAATGGCGCCGCGCGTCCACAATTCCGGCCACTGGACGGAAGCCGCCTGCGTCGTCTCGCAATTCGAGCAGCATATCCGCGCCGTCGCCGGCCTGCCGCTCGGTAATCCGCGCCGCCATTCCGATTGCGTGATGCAGAACCTGATCGGCGACGATATCCTGGCCGTTCCGGACTGGCTGAAACGCGACGACACGCTTGTGCACCTCTACGGCAAGACCGAGTCGCGCCCTGGCCGGAAGATGGGCCACGTGACGATGCTGACGGGCGATACCACCTGAACCTTTGCCCGGACAGCGCCTGAAAACCGCGGAAAAAAGCCTTCACGTGGTTGACACAGGGCAGAGGCCGGGTTATCTGCTCCCCCACCTGAAGAGCGCGCCCAGCCGGCGCGCTTTTGATTGTTAAAGATACGGGCGAATGTGAATTCCCCCAGAAACATCGCGGATCAGAAAAATGAAGATCAAGAATTCGCTCAAGTCGCTCAAGGCGCGTCATCGTGACAACCGTCTCGTTCGCCGCAAGGGCCGCATCTACATCATCAACAAGCAGAACCCGCGCTACAAGGCTCGTCAGGGCTGATTGTACGTGTATCCGGTTTGTCTGCCTGCGGGCTGGCATATCGGTTGGTCGCTTCGGTGATCACGTCAAATTTGTTTGATCTTCAGCGATGGCGGGCTAATATGTCCGCCATGCGCTTTTTTGCTATGACCTCAGCGGCGCTGCCGCTTGCCCTCACCCTGTTCGCCCCAGCCCTTCCTGCCATGGCGCAGCAGATGGACGTTATTGTCGAGCAGCCGGCCAATACCGATTCTTCGCCGAAACAGCGTCTCGACCAGCTCTACTCGCAGTTGAAGCGTGAACGCGATCCGGACAAGGCGAGCAGCATCGCCAATCAGATCCGCATGGAATGGAATGATTCCGGCAGCGCGACCATCAATCTCCTGATGCAGTGGGCCGACAAGGCGATCGAGGAAAAGCGCAATCCGGCAGCCCTGGACTTCCTCGATGAAGCCATCGCCCTGAAGCCGACCTATGCCGAAAGCTGGAACCGGCGCGCGACGCTGAACTTCGTGCTCGGCAACTATCGCAAGTCGATGGCCGATATCGAGCAGGTGTTGAAAATCGAGCCTCGCCATTTCGGCGCGCTGTCCGGCATGGCGGCTATCCTCGCCACAACAGGCAATGACGACATAACGCTCAAGGCCTGGGAGCGCATTCTCGATGTCTACCCCGCCGATCGCACCGCCCAGGATCAGGTCAATACGCTCTCGGAAAAGCTTGCCGGCAACCGCACCTGACCGATCCGCGCACACTTGACGGCGTGGGAAAGCACACAATCTTAAACTGATGATGTCGTCATCGTGCGGTTGAAACCATGCTTGCCGAAATCTCCGCCCTTCTCGTCCCCGTAGCCGCCGCCATCGGCTATTCTTCCTACAAGGCCCGCCAGTTTGAATATGCTTATCCCAATATCGGCGAACTGACCGATATCGGCGGCTATCGCATGAATGCCGTGCATGTGCCTCGCCCGGACAGCGCCGATCTTCCAGCTCTGGTTTTCATTCATGGCGCGAGCGGCAACCTGCTGGACCAGGCTAATGCTTTCCAAGAGCCGCTGGAAGGCCGCGCCGAGATGCTCTTCGTCGATCGCCCCGGTCATGGCTATTCGGAACGCGGCGGGCCGGAAAATGCCCTGCCTTCCGGCCAGGCCGACGCTATCGCCAGGCTGATGGAAAAGCGCGGCATCGAAAGGGCAATCATCATTGGCCATTCCTTCGGTGGCGCGATTGCCGCGGCCTTCGGCGTCCGCCATCCGGGCAAGACGGCAGGTCTTCTCTTCCTCGCGCCGGCATCCCATCCATGGCCGGGCGGCATCGACTGGTATTATCATGTCGCAACGGCGCCGGTTGTCGGCTGGCTCTTCAATCATGCAGTCGTCGTGCCTCTCGGCCTGCACCGATTGGAGCGCGGCACGCTGAACGTCTTCCGCCCCAATCCCCGCCCCGTTGATTACGTCGCCAGAACCGGCCCGTCGCTGGTGCTAAGGCCGCGCGCCTTTTACAACAATGCCGCCGACTTCAAACGGCTCCATGAATACCTGGCGGCCAATGCGCACCACTATTCCGAGATATCAGCACCAACCGTCATCATAACGGGCGACAAGGACGAAATTGTCTGGGAGCACCTGCATTCGCGCGGTCTGGCGCGGGATATCAAGGGGTCCGAACTCATCACGGTCAAGGGCGTTGGCCATAAGCCGGATTATCTTGCGACCGATGTCGCCATCGCCGCTATGGAGAAGATTGCCGGCAAGCCGCGCGACCTTGCAGCGATCGCCCGCAAGGCGGAAGAACGGCTGGCCGGCTCTTCCATCGATCAAACCGTCGGAACGGTGCCGCCATCGATGGTATATTCCGCGCCGTGAATGGAAGCGGCACGCGGCGAGGCCAGGAAGGCAACGAGTTCCGCCACCTCTTCCGGGCGCCCTGGCCGGCCGATCGATATGCCGCCAAGCGAATCCATCAGCAGCTTGCGGCCACTATCTTCGTCGGTACCGGCCTCTTGCGCGATCCGCCGGATCAGCGCTGTTGCGGCAGTGGTCTCGATGAACCCAGGCGCTATGGCATTCACCCGAACGCCCTTCGGTCCGACCTCTTTCGACAATCCCTTGCTGTAAGTCGACAATCCAGCCTTGGCCGCCGCATAGGCGAGCGTCGCTTCATAGAGCGGCAACCGCCTCTGGATCGAGGATATATGGATGATGACGCCGTGGCCACGCTTGATCATGCCGGGCAGAAACGATCGGTCGAGCCGCACCGGCGCCATCAGGTTGGCATTGATGTCCGCCTGCCAGTGCTCATCCGTCAACGCGGCAAAACCACCACTCGGCGCCGACGAGCCGCCGACATTGTTGACGAGAATATCGAGGCCGCCGAAACTGTCGAGCACCGTCGAGACGACGGTATCCACACCCTCCACGGTACTGATATCAGCCTGAATGAAGAGCGCAGGTACCTGCCCCTCGGGCAGCGGCGAGCGTGCAGTCGTCGCAACCTTCGCGCCGGCCGCCGAAAGGCGCTGCACGATTGCCTCACCCATACCCTTTGTACCGCCTGTGACAAGCACCCGCTTGTCAATGAACTCGTTCGGATCGAACGTAAAAGCAGGTGCGACAGTCATGCGTAGATCTCCAGATGCGTGATGACATCGCCGGCAAGTGTGAAGTGATAGTGGAGCGTGACAGGACTGCCTGGAAAATTGCCCGAAACCAATGCCGCCACGATCGGCCTGTCGGCGTCACCGGAAATCTCCCTGGGATCGACCGTCACACGATATTTGCGCGTCGTCTCCTCCATCCATTTGCGGATTTCGGCACGGCCATGCCTGTCTTCGCCTTCGTCGCGTACGCTGGCATCTGCGGCAAAACAGGTGAGCATGCCGTCGACATTCTTTTGATTCTTGGCGGCGTAATAAATCGCCAGCGGTTTCGGAAGCTCGATGTTCACTCGGAAAACTCCTCTTCTGTTGCTTCGCGAAAAGGATGGGCATAAGCTTACCAAATGACAAGAACATACAAAAAAGTATGGTACTTACCAAAAAGTAAGGCGCTGCGATGACACCCTATTCTGCCGCAACCGGCGTCGAGAACGTTCTGAAGATCCTGGAAGGGCGCTGGAAACTCATCATCCTCTTCCACCTGTTCGGCGGCAAGGTGCTGCGCTTTTCCGATCTCGAACGCGCCATCCCCGCCATCTCGCAGAAGATGCTGATCCAGCAGCTGCGCCAGATGGAAAATGACGGCATCGTGCTGCGCATCGTCCACCATCAGGTGCCGCCCAAGGTGGAATATCGTCTGACCGACTGGGGCCAGGCCCTCTGCCCCGCTTTGGACGCTCTGTTGAAATGGGCAGCCTTGAAGGACAAGGACCTCACCGGCATGGTTTTCATTCCGGAAGAAACCGGCGACCGAACTCCCTGATCCGGTCAGGGGTAAGGTGAATGTCGCCGTCGCAGGTCAGGACATGACCGTTTCACGAAGTTGATCGTCTCCACGCCTCTCGACGAACACGACACGAACAAGAAACTCGCCGAGCTTCTCGCCTGATCGTTGTCTCCCGGCGAGGTAACGCCATATCTTTGCCATCGCCGTCCTTCGAGGGGAAATTCATGGACCGCCTTCACAGACAATCCGTCGCCATTCTCGCTGCTATCTCGCTTTGCCTCGCGCCATTGCCAGCCTTTACTGCCTCGCCTGCGCCTGTCGAAGCCGAACATGGTATGGTCGTCACTGCCCAGCACCTGGCAACCGATGTCGGCGTCGACGTGCTGAAGAGTGGCGGCAATGCCGTCGATGCCGCGGTCGCAGTCGGTTATGCGCTGGCGGTCGTTTATCCGACAGCCGGCAATCTCGGCGGCGGCGGTTTCATGACGATCCGCCTGAAAGACGGACGGACGACCTTTCTCGATTTCCGTGAACGCGCGCCGCTCGCGGCAACCGAGACCATGTATCTCGACGCCAAGGGCGACATCGTCCCACGCGCCAGTCTCGACGGCTATCTCGCCGTCGGCACACCGGGTTCGGTCATGGGTTTCGAGACAGCCCGCGAAAAATACGGCACGAAGAAGCGCGAAGAACTGATCGCGCCGGCCCTGAAATATGCAAGGGAAGGCTTCACGCTGGAGCAAGGTGATACGGCAAGCTTTGCCAGCAGCGCCAAGCGGCTCGCCAAGGATGAAGAGGCCGCAAAGATCTTCCTGAAGGCCGGCGGCAGCCCCTATTCGCCCGGTGAAAAACTGGTGCAGCCGGATCTGGCCGCCGTCCTGCAATCGATCTCGGAAAAAGGCCCCGACGCCTTCTATAAGGGTGCACCGGCCGATGCGATCGTCAAGGCGAGCCAGGCCAAGGGCGGCATTCTCGCAAAGGAGGATTTCGAGCAATACAGGGTGCGGGAACTGAAACCGATCGAATGCAATTACCGCGGCTACGACATCATTTCCTCACCGCCGCCCTCCTCCGGCGGCGTTATCATCTGCGAGATCCTGAACGTCCTCGAAGGCTATCCGCTTTCTTATCTCGGCTATGGATCGGCCGAAGCCGTGCATATCATGGTCGAGGCCATGCGTTACGCCTATGTGGACCGCAACGCCGCGCTCGGCGATCCCGACTTCATCGACAACCCCGTCTCCAAGCTGCTGGACAAGAACTATGCCAAGGAGATCCGCGCCAAGATCGATCCCTACAGGGCCGGTACTTCGGCCAATCTGAAGCCGCTCGGCGGCAAGGAAAGCACAGAGACGACGCATTATTCTGTTATCGATGACGAGGGCAATGCCGTCGCGGTGACCTACACCTTGAACGGCTCCTTCGGCGCCGGTGTGGTCGCGCCCGGCACCGGCGTGTTGCTCAATAACGAGATGGACGATTTCACCTCCAAGCCCGGCGTGCCGAATCTCTATGGCCTTGTGCAGGGTGAGGCCAATGCCATCGCACCGAAGAAGACGCCGCTGTCTTCCATGAGTCCGACGATCGTCACCAGGGACGGCAAGCCCTTCATGGTCATCGGCAGCCCCGGCGGTTCGCGCATCATCACCATCACTCTCGAAGCGATTCTCAACGTCGTCGATTTCGGCATGGACATCAGCCAGGCGGTCAATGCTCCACGCATCCATCACCAGTGGCAGCCGGACACCGTCTACCTGGAGCCCTTTGCGCTCTCTCCAGATACTGAAAAGGCGCTTGCCGAGATGGGTTACAAGCTCGCGGGTGGCAATGGTGCTCCGGTCTGGGGACAGGCGGCCGGCATCCTCGTCGGAGGCAAAAGCCTTGCAGCCATCGAGAAGGGTGGCGGCGCCCGCTACAACGGCGCAATGGACAGCCGCGCGACCGAAGGCTCGGCCAACGGTTATTGACAGGCCGGGCTTCAGCGGATCCTGACCCGAACGAAATCGCCGTCGATCTCGACGCGCGGCATAGCGCCCGGCACGCTCGGCTGTCGGGCATCGACCCAGGACGCTTTTGCCGTCACCTTGTAGTCGATCGGTACACTGTCTCCGAACCCGAGATAAGCATCGAGTGCGCGAGCACGGATCGATACTCTTTCGTCCGCTTCGACCCTGTCGAAATCGAGGGAAGCCCGCACGGCATCGGCGCGGATATCGATGCCGCCGGCATGGCCGTCAAAGGTCACGTCAGCCGCTTTTCCGGCAATGGTGAGATCGGAGAAATGGCCATTGAGCCTTGCCGTGAAGGCGCTCTGATCGATCCTGAGAGCCGCACCGGCGGGCACATTGGCATTGACCTCGATCACGCAGTCGGACGGGTCCAGCCAGGACGATGCGGCGATATCGATATGCAGCACCGTGCCGTCGACACGCATGTTGCTGTTGTCACGGCAATCGGCGAAGTACCAGCTCGAATACCAGGATGAGAACCAGCCCTTGCGTCGCCCACTGAGTGATGCCCCATAAGGCTGGTCGCTTCGCGTGGTGATGTTGATCGAGCTGGCATCGCCGCTGATG
Proteins encoded:
- a CDS encoding thiamine phosphate synthase, with amino-acid sequence MTEPENRCRLVLVVPDIADADEQVKSVADALDGGDVASVILPQYDLDDGSFQKRAEKLVPIIQAAGAAALIAGDSRVVGRSKADGLHITGPASEIADAIDRYADKLIVGGGNAADRHTALEVGEERPDYIFFGKLDGDIKPEAHPKNLALAEWWASMIEIPCIVMGGTDPASALAVAETGAEFVAMRMGVFGEPAQASSIVAQINALLDEKAPRFED
- a CDS encoding sulfite exporter TauE/SafE family protein; the encoded protein is MPQDLSFYYAAIPAVILVGLAKGGMGDALSLIGLPFLALVVAPVEAAAILLPILVFMDMISLVIWRRHGDWTTLKIMLPGAILGIAFGWTTSALVPGNVLRILIGAVTIAFCLRYFWNNFGPGKGKVIPPRPQRPVVASLWSTLSGYGSFVAHAGGAPFQIYALPLKLPPREFTGTSVRFFAILNAVKLIPYFALGQLDTRNLLASATLLPFAPLATITGAWCVRRMKPQIFYPFMYAMALIAALLILREGMLE
- a CDS encoding helix-turn-helix transcriptional regulator, which translates into the protein MSNADPFTAIADPNRRFLLEELRRAPKTVNELAEGLPISRPAVSQHLKALLESNLVSVTSEGTKRIYTVNNRGFDKLNLWLDQFWA
- a CDS encoding YdcH family protein; the protein is MTVQAHLESLQKKHVALEEELHALRTSPSISDTELAECKRRKLRIKDEIERLKSSVH
- a CDS encoding YdcH family protein, with the translated sequence MADQEQAEIRLMVARLRQEHEDYDAAINAMIETGCDALRIQRMKKKKLVIKDKLSKLEDQIIPDIIA
- the purE gene encoding 5-(carboxyamino)imidazole ribonucleotide mutase, yielding MTDRPPVAIIMGSQSDWETMKNAADTLEALEIEYDARIISAHRTPDRLVTFAKGARAEGFKVIIAGAGGAAHLPGMTAAMTPLPVFGVPVQSKTMSGQDSLLSIVQMPGGIPVGTLAIGKAGAINAALLAAAVLALSDEEIADRLDEWRERQSASVAEYPMDDL
- a CDS encoding 5-(carboxyamino)imidazole ribonucleotide synthase, producing the protein MMVRTIGIIGGGQLGRMLAMAAARLNFRTIILEPQADSPAAQLANRQIVAAYDDPAALAELADLCDVVTYEFENVPVAAAERLAKNVPVYPPPKALEAAQDRLIEKRFINGCGIPTARFHAVDSQADLEQALKDFGGQGVLKTRRLGYDGKGQKVFRSPADSPDGTYAELGSVPLILESFVAFEREISIIAARATEGTVLCFDPAENVHRNGILHTSAVPAAISAATADAARKAAEQILTALDYIGVIGIEFFVLTDGSLIANEMAPRVHNSGHWTEAACVVSQFEQHIRAVAGLPLGNPRRHSDCVMQNLIGDDILAVPDWLKRDDTLVHLYGKTESRPGRKMGHVTMLTGDTT
- the ykgO gene encoding type B 50S ribosomal protein L36, with product MKIKNSLKSLKARHRDNRLVRRKGRIYIINKQNPRYKARQG
- a CDS encoding alpha/beta fold hydrolase; amino-acid sequence: MLAEISALLVPVAAAIGYSSYKARQFEYAYPNIGELTDIGGYRMNAVHVPRPDSADLPALVFIHGASGNLLDQANAFQEPLEGRAEMLFVDRPGHGYSERGGPENALPSGQADAIARLMEKRGIERAIIIGHSFGGAIAAAFGVRHPGKTAGLLFLAPASHPWPGGIDWYYHVATAPVVGWLFNHAVVVPLGLHRLERGTLNVFRPNPRPVDYVARTGPSLVLRPRAFYNNAADFKRLHEYLAANAHHYSEISAPTVIITGDKDEIVWEHLHSRGLARDIKGSELITVKGVGHKPDYLATDVAIAAMEKIAGKPRDLAAIARKAEERLAGSSIDQTVGTVPPSMVYSAP
- a CDS encoding SDR family oxidoreductase; its protein translation is MTVAPAFTFDPNEFIDKRVLVTGGTKGMGEAIVQRLSAAGAKVATTARSPLPEGQVPALFIQADISTVEGVDTVVSTVLDSFGGLDILVNNVGGSSAPSGGFAALTDEHWQADINANLMAPVRLDRSFLPGMIKRGHGVIIHISSIQRRLPLYEATLAYAAAKAGLSTYSKGLSKEVGPKGVRVNAIAPGFIETTAATALIRRIAQEAGTDEDSGRKLLMDSLGGISIGRPGRPEEVAELVAFLASPRAASIHGAEYTIDGGTVPTV
- a CDS encoding nuclear transport factor 2 family protein — its product is MNIELPKPLAIYYAAKNQKNVDGMLTCFAADASVRDEGEDRHGRAEIRKWMEETTRKYRVTVDPREISGDADRPIVAALVSGNFPGSPVTLHYHFTLAGDVITHLEIYA
- a CDS encoding helix-turn-helix domain-containing protein; protein product: MTPYSAATGVENVLKILEGRWKLIILFHLFGGKVLRFSDLERAIPAISQKMLIQQLRQMENDGIVLRIVHHQVPPKVEYRLTDWGQALCPALDALLKWAALKDKDLTGMVFIPEETGDRTP
- the ggt gene encoding gamma-glutamyltransferase; protein product: MDRLHRQSVAILAAISLCLAPLPAFTASPAPVEAEHGMVVTAQHLATDVGVDVLKSGGNAVDAAVAVGYALAVVYPTAGNLGGGGFMTIRLKDGRTTFLDFRERAPLAATETMYLDAKGDIVPRASLDGYLAVGTPGSVMGFETAREKYGTKKREELIAPALKYAREGFTLEQGDTASFASSAKRLAKDEEAAKIFLKAGGSPYSPGEKLVQPDLAAVLQSISEKGPDAFYKGAPADAIVKASQAKGGILAKEDFEQYRVRELKPIECNYRGYDIISSPPPSSGGVIICEILNVLEGYPLSYLGYGSAEAVHIMVEAMRYAYVDRNAALGDPDFIDNPVSKLLDKNYAKEIRAKIDPYRAGTSANLKPLGGKESTETTHYSVIDDEGNAVAVTYTLNGSFGAGVVAPGTGVLLNNEMDDFTSKPGVPNLYGLVQGEANAIAPKKTPLSSMSPTIVTRDGKPFMVIGSPGGSRIITITLEAILNVVDFGMDISQAVNAPRIHHQWQPDTVYLEPFALSPDTEKALAEMGYKLAGGNGAPVWGQAAGILVGGKSLAAIEKGGGARYNGAMDSRATEGSANGY